From a region of the Lactuca sativa cultivar Salinas chromosome 4, Lsat_Salinas_v11, whole genome shotgun sequence genome:
- the LOC111896377 gene encoding uncharacterized protein LOC111896377 — MIGQPEVTVKPSRSDEIIDPDQQLQISEQVRSHFDSILPKRPSKPNRSDPDYISTVQPSDESVDTIPEFLKFQTLKSQSQGIVSDRNGTVEDEFVETEYYKELVSIDKEHHTTGNGFIKVAKEENGDDDLYDLRLQIGADGRYRDHIVKSNPATNDWIPSSGDCYDQDEYLSLKPNRSEN; from the exons ATGATCGGTCAACCAGAGGTCACCGTCAAACCCAGCCGGAGCGACGAGATCATCGACCCTGATCAGCAGCTTCAAATCTCCGAACAAGTCCGATCTCACTTCGATTCCATTCTCCCCAAACGTCCCTCTAAACCTAATCGCAGTGACCCTGATTACATCTCAACAGTACAACCCTCTGACGAATCAGTTGATACTATTCCAGAGTTCCTCaagttccaaaccctaaaatctcaATCTCAA GGTATAGTTTCCGATCGTAATGGAACGGTGGAAGATGAGTTCGTGGAAACCGAATACTACAAAGAGTTGGTTTCCATTGACAAAGAACATCACACG ACTGGGAACGGATTTATAAAGGTGGCGAAGGAGGAAAACGGAGATGATGATTTATACGATCTCCGATTGCAGATCGGAGCTGATGGTAGATACAGAGATCATATTGTCAAATCAAACCCTGCAACAAACGATTGGATTCCTTCAAGTGGTGATTGCTATGATCAA GATGAATATCTGTCTTTGAAGCCGAATCGAAGCGAGAACTAG